From a region of the candidate division TA06 bacterium B3_TA06 genome:
- a CDS encoding cysteate synthase: MGNDYFKPTEYRLRCLACGKEFTEDNHLLACDADHGPAFLRAEYAAKQLTIREEAKGMFRFGDWLPLRRPIENSALPVAYKSEGLASHLGLSNLWIVFSGYWPERSADMRTCTFKEQEAPPVCSRLASNDKTLVLASAGNTSRAFAEICSANDIPLLMVVHEAGLGCMWSTKPFSDSVKLVAVTGGADYFDAIHLSGMIASLPGYLPEGGAKNVARRDGMGTSVLAAVTTAGRIPDHYFQSVGSGTGGISAWEAAERLRADGRFGNVGMKLHLVQNHPFTPIVDAWNHGSRELLPMDEAEARRRISQINAHVLSNRRPPYSVKGGVYDALADTQGHMYSVTNAEAQLAAWFFEETEGIDLTPAAAVAAGALKKAIERKTVKTYDMVLLNVTGGGQKRLFAEHEIHRLEPHITLRRDEISEETVQRIFD; encoded by the coding sequence ATGGGCAACGATTATTTCAAACCTACGGAGTACAGGTTAAGGTGTCTTGCCTGCGGCAAGGAGTTCACCGAGGACAATCACCTTCTTGCCTGTGACGCCGACCACGGCCCTGCGTTTTTGCGCGCAGAATATGCAGCTAAACAGCTTACCATCAGGGAAGAGGCTAAGGGCATGTTCCGCTTCGGGGATTGGCTGCCCCTGCGCAGGCCGATAGAAAACTCGGCTTTGCCGGTGGCATACAAAAGCGAAGGGCTTGCATCTCATCTGGGACTCTCAAACCTCTGGATAGTGTTCTCAGGCTACTGGCCTGAACGAAGTGCGGACATGCGCACCTGCACCTTCAAGGAACAGGAGGCCCCACCGGTCTGCTCGCGCCTTGCATCCAACGATAAGACTCTTGTGCTCGCCTCGGCAGGCAACACCTCAAGGGCTTTCGCAGAGATCTGTTCTGCCAACGACATCCCTCTCCTGATGGTTGTCCACGAGGCGGGACTGGGCTGCATGTGGTCAACAAAACCCTTCTCAGATTCGGTCAAGCTGGTTGCTGTAACGGGCGGAGCAGACTACTTTGACGCAATTCATCTTTCTGGCATGATTGCTTCTCTTCCCGGCTACCTACCCGAAGGCGGGGCAAAGAACGTGGCGCGCCGTGACGGGATGGGAACGTCGGTGCTTGCCGCGGTAACTACAGCGGGCCGTATTCCTGATCACTACTTCCAGTCGGTGGGTTCGGGCACCGGAGGAATCTCCGCGTGGGAGGCGGCAGAAAGGCTGCGCGCCGACGGCCGTTTCGGTAACGTAGGGATGAAGCTTCACCTTGTGCAGAACCACCCCTTCACCCCGATAGTAGACGCATGGAACCACGGCTCACGCGAGCTTTTACCCATGGACGAGGCGGAGGCCAGACGGCGTATATCCCAGATCAACGCCCACGTTTTGTCCAACCGCAGACCGCCCTACTCGGTTAAAGGTGGGGTCTACGATGCGCTCGCCGACACCCAGGGTCATATGTACTCGGTGACCAACGCGGAAGCACAACTAGCCGCTTGGTTCTTCGAAGAGACGGAGGGCATCGACCTTACCCCTGCGGCGGCCGTGGCTGCAGGAGCGCTGAAGAAAGCAATCGAGCGAAAGACGGTTAAAACATACGATATGGTGCTCTTGAACGTCACCGGCGGCGGCCAGAAACGTCTCTTTGCCGAACATGAGATCCACAGGCTCGAACCTCACATAACCCTGCGGCGCGATGAGATCTCGGAGGAGACGGTTCAAAGAATCTTTGATTGA